The following are encoded in a window of Paraburkholderia sp. HP33-1 genomic DNA:
- a CDS encoding iron transporter, with amino-acid sequence MRMSSFVRGGAAAVAAAAALSASAAEYPIGKQQIQGGMEIGAVYLQPITMEPEGMMRKASESDIHLESDIHAVKNNPTGFAEGDWMPYLQVHYELTKAGSNQPIKGDLMPMVANDGPHYGDNVKLQGPGKYHLKLIVEPPMQMGHMAFGRHIDKETGVGPWFKPISLEYDFTFAGIGKKGGY; translated from the coding sequence ATGCGGATGTCTTCCTTTGTGCGGGGCGGTGCGGCAGCGGTAGCCGCTGCCGCGGCGCTGTCCGCCTCGGCCGCCGAATATCCGATCGGCAAGCAGCAGATCCAGGGCGGCATGGAAATCGGCGCGGTCTATCTGCAACCGATCACGATGGAACCCGAAGGCATGATGCGCAAGGCGTCGGAGTCGGACATCCACCTCGAGTCCGACATCCACGCGGTCAAGAACAATCCGACCGGTTTCGCCGAAGGCGACTGGATGCCGTATCTGCAGGTGCACTACGAACTGACGAAGGCCGGCTCGAACCAGCCGATCAAGGGCGACCTGATGCCGATGGTCGCGAACGACGGTCCGCACTATGGCGACAACGTCAAGCTGCAAGGCCCGGGCAAGTACCACCTGAAGCTGATCGTCGAACCGCCGATGCAGATGGGCCACATGGCGTTCGGCCGCCACATCGACAAGGAAACCGGCGTGGGTCCGTGGTTCAAGCCAATCTCGCTCGAATATGACTTCACCTTCGCCGGCATCGGCAAGAAGGGCGGTTACTGA
- a CDS encoding cupredoxin domain-containing protein, with amino-acid sequence MGINRKIALLAATLCLAATAQAADLPTFKLEMNDGKLNPARIEVPAGQRIKIEVRNTGKGAAEFESVQLRKEKVLAPGADSFVVIAPLEPGEYKFFDDFHQQAQGVIVAK; translated from the coding sequence ATGGGAATCAACCGAAAGATCGCGCTACTTGCCGCCACGCTTTGCCTGGCGGCCACGGCTCAGGCAGCCGACCTGCCGACCTTCAAGCTCGAAATGAACGACGGCAAGCTGAACCCGGCCCGGATCGAAGTGCCGGCGGGGCAGCGTATCAAGATCGAAGTGCGTAACACCGGCAAGGGCGCGGCCGAATTCGAAAGCGTGCAGTTGCGCAAAGAGAAAGTATTGGCGCCAGGCGCCGATTCGTTCGTCGTGATCGCTCCGCTCGAGCCGGGCGAATACAAGTTTTTCGACGACTTCCACCAGCAGGCGCAAGGCGTGATCGTCGCGAAGTAA
- a CDS encoding FTR1 family iron permease yields MGQILFIVWRESVEALLVVGILYAWLKNGDDDARRGLPYLWGGVAAGVIAAVALGAALVGFTEVLSGDAQDYFQTAMVLIACVLIVQMVLWMKQHGRTLKRDMEQSLQKSQRDSNWWGVAVLVALAIAREGSETVIFLYGLGFGQSGHVDGSQMLAVVIGLALALLTFYVLQLGGKIFSWRLFFRITEIMLLFLGAGLFQTGVDKLIDKEILPTLVDQLWNSSAILDDSSTFGSLVATLTGYRAHPALMNLIAYGVYWAVVYLLLRRANRRPAQQAAGRAA; encoded by the coding sequence ATGGGTCAGATTCTGTTCATCGTGTGGCGGGAAAGTGTCGAGGCATTGCTGGTCGTCGGCATCCTGTACGCGTGGTTGAAAAACGGCGATGACGACGCGCGCCGCGGCTTGCCGTATCTGTGGGGTGGCGTGGCGGCCGGCGTGATCGCGGCGGTGGCGCTCGGCGCGGCGCTGGTCGGCTTCACCGAGGTGCTCTCCGGTGACGCGCAGGACTACTTCCAGACCGCGATGGTGCTCATTGCCTGCGTGCTGATCGTGCAGATGGTGCTGTGGATGAAGCAGCACGGCCGCACGCTGAAGCGCGACATGGAACAGTCGCTGCAGAAGAGCCAGCGCGATTCGAACTGGTGGGGCGTCGCGGTGCTGGTCGCACTGGCGATTGCGCGCGAAGGCAGCGAAACGGTGATCTTCCTGTACGGTCTCGGCTTCGGGCAGTCGGGTCATGTCGACGGCAGCCAGATGCTGGCGGTGGTGATCGGTCTCGCGCTCGCGCTCCTGACCTTCTACGTGTTGCAACTCGGCGGCAAGATCTTCTCGTGGCGGCTCTTTTTCCGCATCACCGAAATCATGTTGCTGTTCCTCGGCGCGGGCCTGTTCCAGACCGGCGTTGACAAGCTGATCGACAAGGAAATCCTGCCGACGCTCGTCGACCAGCTGTGGAATTCGTCGGCGATTCTCGATGATTCGAGCACCTTCGGTTCGCTCGTCGCAACGCTGACCGGCTATCGCGCGCATCCGGCGCTGATGAACCTGATTGCCTACGGCGTGTACTGGGCGGTCGTTTATCTGCTCCTGCGCCGCGCCAATCGCAGGCCCGCGCAGCAGGCGGCAGGGCGCGCAGCATGA
- a CDS encoding 4Fe-4S binding protein: MSTMMAVRPGRLAAAGQWMQRHGAVIRGIQWTVVAVYAFLIIVPALMPLPDDTAHLWNNLTLAAQFVFWGIWWPFVLLSMVMLGRVWCGVLCPEGALAEFASKFGRGRAIPHWMRWGGWPFVAFGITTIYGQMVSVYQYPKAVLLVLGGSTFAAIVIGLLYGREKRVWCKYLCPVNGVFSLLSRLAPFHYKVDEDAWRRSYKNGEHGHRVIPINCAPLVPLRNMKGAAECHMCGRCSGHRDAIALTWRKPSTEVVQLGDQKANPWDTALILYGLLGIAIGAFHWTASRWFIDLKMFAATWLVDHDITWPLDTNAPWFLFTHYPDQNDVFSWLDGSLLIGYILATALVYGTALLLLLAGATRMLGRFNVRRLHHLTQGLIPIAGAGVFLGLSATTLSLLRAEHVSLWWASDLRIAILVIASTWSGWLAWLVTRRYSERFVQRALAMLWFVAALAVVNSAWWLMFWGWASK; the protein is encoded by the coding sequence ATGAGCACCATGATGGCTGTCCGGCCGGGTCGCCTCGCGGCGGCCGGCCAGTGGATGCAGCGCCACGGCGCGGTGATCCGTGGGATCCAGTGGACCGTGGTCGCGGTGTACGCGTTCCTGATCATCGTGCCCGCGCTAATGCCGCTGCCCGACGACACCGCGCATCTGTGGAACAACCTGACGCTCGCGGCGCAGTTCGTGTTCTGGGGAATCTGGTGGCCGTTCGTGCTGCTGTCGATGGTGATGCTCGGGCGCGTCTGGTGCGGCGTGCTGTGTCCGGAAGGTGCGCTCGCTGAATTCGCGAGCAAATTCGGCCGCGGTCGCGCGATTCCTCACTGGATGCGCTGGGGCGGCTGGCCGTTCGTCGCATTCGGCATCACGACGATCTACGGGCAGATGGTGAGCGTCTATCAGTATCCGAAAGCGGTGCTGCTGGTGCTCGGCGGCTCGACCTTCGCGGCGATCGTGATCGGTCTGCTATACGGACGCGAGAAGCGCGTCTGGTGCAAATACCTCTGCCCCGTCAACGGGGTCTTTTCGCTTCTGTCCCGGCTCGCGCCGTTTCACTACAAGGTCGACGAAGACGCCTGGCGCCGCTCGTACAAGAACGGCGAGCATGGGCATCGCGTGATTCCGATCAACTGCGCGCCGCTCGTGCCGTTGCGCAACATGAAGGGCGCGGCCGAGTGCCATATGTGCGGCCGCTGCAGCGGACACCGCGACGCGATCGCGCTGACGTGGCGCAAGCCGTCGACGGAAGTCGTGCAGTTGGGCGACCAGAAGGCCAACCCGTGGGACACGGCGCTGATCCTGTATGGCCTGCTCGGCATCGCGATCGGCGCGTTCCACTGGACCGCGTCGCGCTGGTTCATCGATCTGAAAATGTTCGCCGCGACGTGGCTCGTCGATCACGACATCACGTGGCCGCTCGACACCAACGCGCCGTGGTTCCTGTTCACGCATTACCCCGACCAGAACGACGTGTTCTCGTGGCTCGACGGCTCGCTGCTGATCGGCTACATCCTCGCGACGGCGCTCGTTTACGGCACCGCGCTGCTGCTGTTGCTGGCGGGCGCGACGCGCATGCTCGGGCGCTTTAACGTAAGGCGACTGCATCATCTGACGCAGGGGCTGATTCCGATCGCGGGCGCGGGCGTGTTCCTCGGTTTGTCGGCGACGACGTTGTCGCTGCTGCGCGCTGAGCACGTGTCGCTGTGGTGGGCGTCGGATCTGCGTATCGCGATTCTCGTGATCGCGAGCACGTGGAGCGGATGGCTCGCGTGGCTCGTTACGCGCCGCTATAGCGAGCGCTTTGTTCAGCGCGCGCTGGCCATGCTGTGGTTCGTCGCGGCGCTGGCGGTCGTCAATAGCGCGTGGTGGCTGATGTTCTGGGGCTGGGCGTCGAAGTAA